A genome region from Verrucomicrobiota bacterium includes the following:
- a CDS encoding M50 family metallopeptidase — translation MFSKWIKFFIGLLLLPVCYGAGKTLWLTLKASGSADTTWIPMLAGAACWLVVFILLPAPMYIYVFGHELTHAVWAMLFGGRVKKFKVSSNGGHVVVTKDNFIITLAPYFFPIYAALVILLFGVGHLVWNLQPYQVWFHLLLGIAYSFHVTLTWHILKTRQSDITSQGYIFSAVIIFLGNALVLLIALPLLTKNVGLDMVARWWFDATFDFLDYARMFLAAHMK, via the coding sequence ATGTTTTCCAAGTGGATTAAATTCTTCATCGGTCTGCTATTGCTGCCGGTTTGTTACGGTGCGGGCAAGACGCTTTGGCTCACACTCAAAGCCAGCGGCAGCGCGGATACCACCTGGATTCCCATGTTGGCCGGTGCCGCCTGCTGGTTGGTGGTGTTCATCCTGCTGCCTGCGCCCATGTATATTTATGTGTTCGGCCACGAACTGACGCACGCCGTCTGGGCAATGTTGTTTGGCGGACGTGTCAAAAAATTCAAGGTTTCCTCCAATGGCGGCCATGTGGTGGTCACCAAGGATAACTTTATCATCACATTGGCACCGTACTTTTTCCCAATTTACGCGGCACTGGTGATATTGCTTTTTGGCGTCGGTCACCTGGTTTGGAACCTTCAGCCCTATCAGGTCTGGTTTCACCTCCTCTTGGGAATTGCCTATTCCTTCCACGTCACCCTGACCTGGCACATCCTAAAAACGCGGCAGTCAGACATCACCTCCCAAGGGTATATTTTCTCCGCCGTGATCATTTTTCTGGGAAATGCGCTGGTGCTCCTGATTGCATTGCCGCTGTTGACCAAGAATGTCGGCCTCGACATGGTGGCCCGTTGGTGGTTCGATGCGACGTTCGATTTTCTGGATTATGCCAGAATGTTCCTGGCGGCACACATGAAGTGA
- a CDS encoding lactonase family protein, whose amino-acid sequence MKRAQRLTAATLLVACLTSFTMQAANESLAFVGTYTKKSKGIYAYRWNAADGRLTEIGLAAETTNPSFLAIHSNRKYLYAIGEISGGGKKGAITAFAIDAANGKLTQLNQQNTGGPGPCHVAVDQRGLCVVAANYGGGSVVSLPIKADGTLGEAVSFFQHEGSSVNKQRQSGPHAHACNLSPDNRFVFVCDLGLDKIMCYQLDSATAKLTPNDPPFTTAEPGAGPRHLAFHPTGKFAYVINELGNTMTAFEYDAPHGSLKAIQSLSTLPAGFTNKSSCAEVEVHPSGKFVYGSNRGHDSIVVYAVDQNNGKLTLVEHQSTQGRAPRFFGLDPSGQWLLAANQDTDNIVVFRVDTATGKLTPTGQNIQVGAPVCIKFLPVR is encoded by the coding sequence ATGAAACGAGCGCAACGTTTAACCGCAGCCACGTTATTAGTGGCCTGCTTGACCTCATTCACCATGCAAGCCGCCAATGAATCGCTGGCCTTTGTAGGCACGTACACCAAGAAAAGCAAAGGCATCTATGCCTATCGCTGGAACGCCGCCGATGGCCGGCTTACCGAAATCGGATTGGCGGCGGAAACCACCAATCCAAGTTTCCTGGCCATTCATTCCAATCGAAAATATCTCTATGCCATCGGCGAAATCTCGGGTGGCGGAAAGAAAGGCGCCATCACCGCCTTCGCCATTGATGCCGCCAACGGCAAGCTCACTCAGCTCAACCAACAGAACACCGGGGGCCCCGGCCCCTGCCACGTGGCGGTGGACCAACGCGGCTTGTGCGTTGTGGCTGCCAATTACGGCGGCGGCAGTGTGGTATCGCTGCCCATCAAGGCGGACGGAACGCTGGGCGAGGCAGTGTCATTTTTTCAACATGAAGGATCGAGCGTAAACAAACAGCGCCAGAGCGGCCCGCATGCCCATGCCTGCAACCTCTCGCCGGATAACCGGTTCGTGTTCGTTTGCGACCTGGGCCTGGATAAGATCATGTGCTACCAGCTTGATTCCGCAACGGCGAAACTGACGCCAAACGATCCGCCCTTTACCACCGCTGAACCCGGCGCCGGCCCGCGCCATCTGGCGTTCCACCCTACCGGCAAGTTTGCCTACGTGATCAACGAGCTGGGGAACACCATGACGGCGTTTGAATATGACGCGCCCCACGGCTCGCTGAAAGCCATCCAATCGCTTTCCACGTTACCCGCTGGATTCACCAACAAGAGTAGCTGCGCAGAGGTGGAAGTACACCCCTCCGGTAAATTCGTCTATGGCTCAAACCGGGGGCATGACAGCATCGTGGTGTACGCGGTGGACCAAAACAACGGTAAACTGACCTTGGTGGAACATCAATCCACACAGGGACGCGCCCCGCGATTCTTCGGCCTCGATCCTTCCGGCCAATGGCTGCTCGCCGCCAATCAGGACACGGATAATATTGTCGTCTTCCGCGTGGATACCGCCACCGGCAAGCTGACTCCCACCGGACAAAATATCCAGGTGGGTGCGCCGGTATGCATCAAATTTCTGCCGGTACGATGA